A region from the Silene latifolia isolate original U9 population chromosome 7, ASM4854445v1, whole genome shotgun sequence genome encodes:
- the LOC141591166 gene encoding transcription repressor OFP15-like, which produces MKDMKSLDSSSHSSPQWPFPSCDANLNTLSFTTTNNYYSKHDMISATVSSSTSFSAMSDDPIESVIRGLRSERLFFEPESSCSLLVSSKQADRPGSEVGVVYKESEALSMDSSNPCEDFRRSMEEMVEAHGLKDWQGLEELLGCYLKINHKLNHAYIMAAFIDLLLNLSITSSSKSSSSSSTTTCLSSTNLNSSPSSPLSLPSSSLTTPCLSSLLDHDDHDDDDDDGKDDDDRVNVNYLV; this is translated from the coding sequence ATGAAAGACATGAAGAGCTTAGACTCTTCATCACACTCCTCACCACAATGGCCTTTTCCTTCTTGTGATGCCAATTTAAACACCCTTTCTTTTACAACTACTAATAATTATTACTCTAAACATGACATGATATCCGCCACTGTTTCATCTTCTACAAGTTTCTCAGCCATGTCGGACGACCCGATTGAGTCTGTCATACGTGGGTTGAGGTCCGAGAGGCTGTTCTTCGAGCCTGAGTCGAGTTGCTCCTTATTAGTGTCAAGCAAACAAGCCGACCGACCGGGTAGTGAAGTAGGAGTAGTGTACAAGGAAAGTGAGGCATTGAGTATGGATTCAAGTAACCCATGTGAAGATTTTAGAAGGTCCATGGAGGAAATGGTTGAGGCACATGGGTTGAAAGATTGGCAAGGGTTGGAAGAGCTTTTAGGGTGTTACTTGAAGATTAATCATAAACTTAATCATGCTTATATTATGGCTGCTTTTATTGATTTATTGCTTAATCTTTCTATTACTTCttcatcaaaatcatcatcatcatcatcaacaacaacttGTCTTTCATCTACTAATTTAAATTCATCTCCTTCTTCACCACTTTCCTTACCTTCCTCTTCTTTGACTACTCCTTGTCTTTCTTCATTATTAGATCATGATgatcatgatgatgatgatgatgatggtaaaGATGATGATGATAGAGTCAACGTTAACTATCTAGTTTAA
- the LOC141590317 gene encoding secreted RxLR effector protein 161-like: MAGQGDSLPDATLYRKLVGKLNFLSHTRPDICFAVQQLSQYMSDPRYPHWKAGLHVLKYLSTTPSQDILLNNTASFTLQSYCDADWAACPNTRRSVSGYVILLGGSLISWKSKKQHTVSLSSAEAEYMSLRRLTAELAWLTRLLAELDVRDVLPVPVHCDSQVAIHIARNPVFHERTKHIDLDCHFVTEQLVGGLITLSYIPSLSQPADLLTKSLSGPQHHVLSDKLGLVSPPSNLRGDVGVG; this comes from the coding sequence ATGGCTGGTCAAGGAGATTCTCTTCCTGATGCTACTTTGTACAGGAAACTGGTAGGAAAGTTAAATTTTTTGTCTCATACCAGGCCTGACATTTGCTTTGCCGTTCAGCAATTAAGTCAGTACATGTCTGATCCCAGATATCCTCATTGGAAGGCTGGTCTTCATGTTCTTAAATACCTATCTACTACTCCCTCTCAAGACATTCTTCTCAATAACACTGCTTCTTTCACTCTTCAAAGTTATTGTGATGCAGATTGGGCTGCCTGCCCTAATACTAGACGGTCTGTTAGTGGGTATGTCATTCTCCTTGGTGGAAGCTTGATATCATGGAAGTCTAAGAAGCAACATACGGTATCCTTGTCTTCTGCTGAGGCAGAATACATGTCTCTTCGCAGACTTACTGCCGAACTTGCTTGGCTTACTCGCCTTTTGGCAGAACTTGATGTACGTGATGTGCTTCCTGTACCTGTTCATTGTGATAGCCAAGTTGCAATTCACATTGCTAGGAACCCTGTATTTCACGAGCGGACTAAGCACATTGACCTTGATTGCCACTTTGTCACGGAACAACTTGTTGGAGGTTTAATCACCTTGTCTTACATTCCTTCACTATCTCAACCTGCTGACCTACTGACAAAGTCCCTTTCTGGTCCTCAACACCATGTTCTTAGTGACAAGTTGGGACTAGTGTCACCACCCTCCAACTTGAGGGGAGATGTTGGAGTTGGTTAA
- the LOC141590318 gene encoding uncharacterized protein LOC141590318, with protein sequence MTKKVANDDADGLGRPFTAKEVRRAVFQMGAFKSPSPDGVPGIFYQKCWYFIKKDVTKAILSVLNSGVVLTELNRTFITLVPKSDNPEKMGDYRPFSLCNVFMHIVSKCISNRLTKVMPYLVGDFQNAFIRGRHISDNILLANEAIHKINSHKKGKNGRFAFKADMSKAYDRVKWGFLMAVLEKLGFPDKLARRPTFTFSVCFMYRGLVMYHGAIQNMGVVKGISLCQGEENLSHLFFTDDAVFFLQDQDDSASKLTCISSWNGIFLPPAGRLTLISSVLSNLSNYFLSVFKIPVSVTRKLNALLSQFWWAGCKEVKTIHCCSKKFLSLPKSEGGLRICNIECLNHAMLAKHAWKMVSGNASLFCRVFRRNFIDIDNWSLNVGARNGNNLSWGARSILYGLEFVQQHMAWKPGLSSSMNVWITRWVNGEYPEPRNDLFSLVFFGLSNIAIRALRNSVGTAEELSWHEDFVRQLFSEESANGILALPICRSRNMDEVYWTHTNKGEYSVKSGYGVL encoded by the exons ATGACAAAGAAAGTTGCGAATGATGATGCGGATGGGTTAGGTCGTCCTTTTACTGCTAAAGAAGTACGAAGGGCAGTCTTTCAGATGGGAGCATTTAAATCTCCGAGCCCGGATGGAGTTCCGGGTATCTTCTACCAGAAATGTTGGTACTTTATCAAGAAAGATGTTACCAAAGCTATTCTTTCAGTTCTTAACTCGGGAGTGGTGCTAACAGAACTCAATAGAACGTTTATTACTCTCGTACCAAAGTCAGATAATCCGGAAAAGATGGGAGACTACCGTCCTTTTAGTCTCTGTAATGTGTTTATGCATATTGTGTCAAAGTGTATTTCAAATCGCCTTACCAAAGTGATGCCATATTTAGTGGGTGATTTTCAGAACGCGTTCATTCGAGGAAGGCATATCTCTGATAATATTCTTTTGGCTAATGAAGCTATTCATAAAATCAACTCTCATAAGAAAGGAAAGAATGGTAGATTTGCGTTTAAGGCCGATATGAGCAAGGCGTATGATAGAGTGAAGTGGGGTTTCCTTATGGCTGTGCTGGAAAAATTGGGGTTCCCAGATAAGTTG GCAAGGAGACCCACTTTCACCTTTTCTGTTTGTTTTATGTATAGAGGCCTTGTCATGTACCATGGTGCGATTCAGAATATGGGTGTCGTGAAAGGTATTAGTCTATGCCAGGGGGAGGAGAATCTCTCTCACTTGTTCTTTACGGATGATGCGGTTTTCTTTCTCCAAGATCAGGATGACTCCGCAAGTAAGTTGACG TGCATTTCTTCATGGAATGGAATTTTTCTGCCTCCAGCTGGAAGGTTAACCTTAATTTCTTCCGTACTATCGAACCTCTCcaattactttctatcggtatttaaaataccggtaagtgtgacaaGGAAGCTTAATGCTCTTCtgtcacaattttggtgggcGGGATGTAAAGAAGTGAAAACTATACACTGCTGTAGTAAAAAATTCCTTAGTCTTCCAAAGAGCGAAGGTGGGCTTAGAATTTGTAATATTGAGTGCCTGAATCATGCAATGCTGGCAAAACATGCTTGGAAAATGGTAAGTGGGAATGCTTCTTTGTTTTGCCGTGTCTTCCGGAGAAATTTTATTGATATAGACAATTGGTCACTCAATGTGGGGGCAAGAAATGGTAACAACTTATCCTGGGGTGCTAGGAGTATTCTTTATGGTTTGGAATTTGTTCAACAACATATGGCATGGAAACCGGGTCTTAGTTCTAGTATGAATGTCTGGATTACAAGATGGGTCAATGGCGAGTATCCGGAACCCAGGAATGATTTGTTTTCTTTGGTGTTTTTTGGTCTCAGTAATATTGCGATAAGGGCTCTACGAAACTCTGTTGGTACAGCGGAGGAGCTTTCCTGGCATGAAGATTTTGTTAGGCAACTCTTCTCTGAAGAAAGTGCTAATGGCATCCTCGCTTTGCCTATCTGCAGATCGCGGAATATGGATGAAGTGTACTGGACACATACTAATAAGGGCGAGTATAGTGTTAAAAGCGGTTATGGTGTGCTATAG